AGTTGCTTACCTTGTGCTAGTGTGTTTGTCCTCATGAGAAACAGACAGCCTGCGACGCAGGTTGCGCACTAGTCTTGTTATTGTGCTGCGTCACAGATTAAGTAATCCATAATCCAAGAGGCTACTTTTCTGTAAATACACTACTAATCTAGTCATGACAGTAATGTAAACCCTGTCATTACTACCAATTTGTGACAAGATGTGATGAAGTGGCACATTGGTAGTAACAGCAGGGTTAATCTGACTTTATTAGCGTAgaacaggggtctgcaacctgcagttttggagccacatgtggctctttagcccctctccagtggctccctgtggatttataaaaagaaTAGtgaaaatgaataactgtttattgtttacattttatttattttttatcattgttgtaggtcgactttttcttgtaatatttttttatcgtaaagttatgactttattcttgtaatatttttttatcgtaaagctatgactttattcttatattacaactttttttcttgttaaattatgactttattctcgtaatattacggcttttttttctcttaaagttatgacttttcttctcgttaagttatgactttattctgataatattacaacttttttctcgttaaattatgactttattctcatgatattacgtctttttttctcgtaaagttatgactttattctcgtaatattacgactttattctgtaaactcagatgttttttccctcaatgtggccctaatagtccgtagtacatttgctcttcggccctcactgcattagacttatatattatatacttagactataagtaccttcatcacaatgctcaaatgttttgcggctccagacagattttttttttgttgcctaaaatggctcttttgatagtaaaggttgccgacccctggcCTAGTCTTATTCGTTTTTCTAGCCTTTAGTGAGCCACTTTAATGCGAGCTTAATTCAAAAGATGGAGGGGTCACAGGACAATTTGCATTGTCCACAAAGTGTCATGCTGATTGTAGTTGTTGAAGAAGGCTAAAATGTTTGCTTCCTGTCCATATCTTTACAGTTTTTTCAGGGAAACCAGCAATCTTCCAGTCACAGGAGGGATGGTACTCTCTTAACGTAACAGTGATGTAATCCCTAAAGGTCACCAGAGAGAATAACAGGAAACGGCTGGTAAACAGACCCTCAGGAAATGGAAGGAAATGCACATCTGGATTTAAGTCCGGCTCGTGTACAGGCGACTTACTTAAAATCCACCAGGAAATGTAGTCTGTGTACATAAAACATCAAAGTCTGCTTTTTAATGACAGACTCTTCTAACatcaagtcaaacagtataaaaaAAGTATTCAAACAAAGTACAGCAGGTGTTCAGAAGAATAAATGTATTAGGAATTTACTTGAAATATATtagaataaaacatttatacaaCTCTCAACTAGTTTAACAATCTTACTATACATTAATAGAAgactaataataatagattTATGCAACATAATCTCATCTCAAAGAGCCAAAGATGTCTTGCCTCAAGAGTACAACAATAGCAAAATCAGTAAATACATATGCATTTGATATAATACTGTAACTACTTTCATTATGGATCAATCTGTATGTTTCACTTGGTCTATAAGAtaacagaaaatagtgaaaaatgtccatcacaatctTGATAATTGCTCCTTTTGTCCGAGCAACAGTCCAAAAAACCAAACATGTTCAGTTTACCATCATAGATGACAAATACATtcaaagcagcaaattctcacaatTATGAAGCTGTAACTACAGGATGcttgtgattttaaaaaaaaatgattaattgattatcaaaatatgtgcagattaattttctgttgatcaactaatcaTCTGTTTCAGCATTGATTTTGTCTCTTTCATTTGCAAATCACTTGAGTTATGCAAATGAAAACTAAAGGAAAAAGATACTAACTCCATGTGCACGTTATACACAGCTCTGCTCAACTTTTTCCATTGAGAGTAATTACGCATAACTCCGTCCAAGTGAAACAAAATAGGAAAATCTTAACACCACAGCTGGAAAGAACAGCTATGATAGTCCTCCACATTTACGCTAAAGTAATAGCCAGTCTtactttaatgtttttcatgGACGACTACTACAGTCTGAGGATGGTTGTAATCATAGAGTTGATGACACCACAGGCTCCTCTGGGACACTGTCCAGGTGAACTCCTGGCACAGACTCCATCTCGGTGGCAGAGATCGACTGGCTGAGCTCTCTCAGTGAACTCTTAGTAATGTTCAGGCATGCACGCTTCAGGATATGACGCACCTTTTTGCCCAAGAGCATATACAGGAGGGGGTTAATGCAGCTGTTGAAAAAGCCTAAGCTGGTGGCAAGAGGGAAGCCAGCTCTCAGTATGCTGTGTAGATACATTGAGGAATGTATGGATAACTCCATCAAGCTAAATGTATGAAAAGGTGCCCAGCATAAAAAGAAGGCCAGAATTACAGCAGAGACTGTTCTGGAGAAGCTGGACAGCCGAACCGCGCCCCCAGATTGATTCACTTTCATTGTCAGAAGTATACCCGTCACACATATGGCAGTAAAAGGCAAAAGGAAGCCCACAGTGGTGCGAATGACCACTATCATAATGTGTCTCACGGCCGCTGTGTGTGCGTCCTGTGTGTGGAAGTTGTTGAAGCACACCACCTTGTCGTGTAAGCGCATGGTGTCGCGAAAAATCAGCGCGGGGCAGCTCATGGCGGCAGCCAGCATCCATATGCAACCACACACAACCCAGGCTCTGTCTATCGTGCGGTACCTCTGAGACCAGTTGAGGTGCACCAGAGAAACATACCTGTCTATGCTGAGCATTGTGAGAAAGAGCACACTGGCATACATGTTCATCACGGACACAAATGAGTTAAGCTTACACATGACCACACCAAAGTCCCAGTGGAAGTCCCGCAGTATGTAATCAATGTAGAAGGGTAGAAAGAGCACAAACACAAAGTCTGCCATGGCTAGGTTGAGCAACCAAACACTGTTGACAGTCTTTTTGCTTTTAAACGCCGTCACCCAAATGACAGTTCCATTTCCAATCAGACCAAGCACAAAGGAAATTATGTAGATGACCACTGAGATGATGTGCATAGTTTCCCTCTGCCTGTGGTCGACTTTAAGTTCCTCCAAGTCGCCATACTCCATGTAGTACTCGTAGGTGTAGTTTCCATAGTCCTCTCCAGAGTCACCCATTGTGAGGATGTAACCTCTGTGGGAAGGAAAAGCTCATGATAAGATGCCTTCCTTTAAGATGATCCGTAAACACAGTGACTGAAAAACATTCCCATGCACTATAATCAACCTGTAACACGTGTTCTCACCTCACGTCTCTGTGATTATGCTGGGCTGTTCCCCAGAAGGATCCAGTTGTATGTCCTGTCCTTCTTTCTGATCATCCGGTTCCTGTGTTGAAGTTGGGACTGGGTGTGTCCTGAGTAACCCTGGAACATAGTGTCAACAACATCTATTTGGATCAACAGTGTGGACAGGCAGATGCCCCACAGATGAGGCAGAACAGTGTGATTCATACAGTGTTTGTTCTGAAAGCAAACATGGAAGAACTGACAAACACTGTGTTGTTACACAATGCAcaatttatgttttattgttcaaGGTTATTATTACCAACCAAGCAACTGGGTGAAAGGTTAGAATGTATTCACATATCACTAATATCTGTATCTTCGTCAAGGCCAGAACAGGGCCCATGGCCGCTATAAGTTTTACTCGAGCCAGATTAAAACCAAATGTATCAGGAATTTGTGGTCTGAGGTGAAGGTTGTTTAAGTCACAGCTTTTTCTAGTTTTAATTGTATAATACAAatctattcatatatatatatatatatatatatagactattaataaactttgaaaaacaaaagtgtaaTTAAACAGAACAATGTTAAGAATATTAATTATATCTCAATCAAGGTTAAATTATCACACTTTGCCATGAAAATGTGTTGAAAAAAGTAGCCTACCATCAGATCAGATAGGCCAAATCAGTGCAATCAACAAATAAAGTATATGTAGAATATGCCCTTTAAAAAGTAGAGTCATATGTCAGTAAACAATAGAGAAACGTGTTTATACTATTACAAAGACTAGAAACTAAATGGACAAAATGCCGAGTGCAAAATCAGTGCAATCGACAAATAAATATTATGTAGATAATATGTAGAATATGCCATTTAAAAAGTAGAAAgttactgcagatataaatatgtcagtaaacAATAGAGAAACGTGTTTATACTACTACAAAGACTAGAAACTAAATGGACAAAATGCTGAGTGCAAAATCAGTGCaatcaacaaatacattttatgtaGATAATATGTAGAATATGCCATTTAAAAAGTAGAGTCACTGCAGATATTAATGTCAGTAAACAAAAGAGAAACCTTTTTATACTTCTAGCTACAAAGACTAGAAACTAAATGGACAAAAATGCTGACAATCAGTGCattcaacaaataaaaacagatagatagatagatagatagatagatagtaactttattaatcccgagggaaattcaagtttccagcatcacagttccatagtgcaaaacatgttagtaaaaaggcagcaaaaaagttagtagtgcaaagtacaaaaaatataccagatataaaaatacaaggagacgaagaaaactgttaaaactgaatatagtgcagggtaacagctgtgatacacagCTATTCAAAAAGTGaaaatagtgcagaagagacagTTAAAAGTGaaaatagtgcagaagagactgttaaaagtgaataaagtgcagaagagactgttaaaagtgaatatagtgcagaagagactgttaaaaatgagtatagtgcattattaacATGACTTATAAGAATAAAGACTACTGTATCTACATAAAAAATATCAGTAAACAATGCATAACATAGTTTATATAACACATATATTAAAGCCTGTTGAGTAGGAAACACCAGTTCATAGTAAAGTAAGTGCCACATACACACTATTGGCATACTAATGGGATAAACAAGGGTTTTAGAACAGAGTGCATCGCTTACCTAAAAAGTGCAGCTCCCTTTTATTAGCTATCTGGATGAAGACAGCCGGATGATCTGCTAACTTTTAGCTCGTTTAGCTCCGTTTTTGCTGGGCCTTGTCCGTGACTTCCCCACTCGGCTGCAAACCTCTTTCTGAGGCATGTGTGTAGTCTTTCCGTGAATCCATCCAGAGAGGAGCTGAGATGTGCAGCAGTGGGCGCGCCTGGCTGACGCGTCAAACAAGGACCACAGAATGAAGAAAAGTTATTGGTCAGCCGCACTGAAGAATGCTTTCATTCAGACGAGCTGCGGCTGCTTTTCATAACAGCAGAGTAAACCCTCAGCGCCCCTCTTCCCACCTCAGTGAATAAACGGAAAACGTTTTGAATGATGCAGAATTTTCTCCCTAAAATGCACAAATTGCTTCAGTCAGTGGGGAGGGCCAACTAAGGGAAAgtttatttttggtttctaTCAACTGCCTTTTTAGCTTCTGCTTTTGCTTTCCTCTTACAAGGCATTTATTTAACGCTTTTGGTTTAGCACCCTGTTGATTGGTGCTCATTAAAAGACAATAAACTGGTGGCGGGATcttcagtgttgccagatcagattgacagtttccagcccaatcaccacttaaagggactgtttgtaagaatcagaaatgcttgttaacagcgacacctgtggccgttaagtcaacggaagtcagcgtcgggctcgcgcttgtgctcgctctaaatagacatgaacgagcatcgctcaaaacagtgaggcgacacacgtcagctaaaaccacaatatcactctatatttcagctgcttggcagtaatgttagctgaccagacgaaggtctctccatgaatcaatgctgatcctagtgttggcttttcctgcttcagcctcccgaccgcggtcggcgggagacaccggcacccggtcggagacgataacgtttctcgctgcggagccccgtcacttcacaagacacggaaaacctctgttggtctggaggagctgcagcaattatttctgcacaaacgtccactgaacgttcactagatattctcagagctaaactaactcttctgcagtgtggagtgagcgcgcgttcacgtctagatgtggagcgagacagcgagaatgtgcgcgcggtgtgagtgaaggcaagcaggcagaggagcagtgactccagccacacgcgaacgcgcatatgcgagcgcgcatatgtcccgacccggtacatttatacgcttaaaaagttaccaacagtccctttaaaggtcccatattgtgctcattttcaggttcatacttgtattttgtgtctatactacaacatgtttacatgctgtaatgttaaaaaaaatatattttcctcatactgtcagcctgattatgcttgtatttaccctctgtctgaaacgctccgttttagcgcattttgacggaattgcaacagaattgctttgctaggcaacagcttggatccatgtgtacttcctctcagctgatgacattcacatccactgcaaccaggaaataaactgggacacatttagaatgtttacgtttaaatttGTGTCAAGGgtcaaaatattgtatattcgtgacatcacaaatgggcagaatgggcagaaatcctgacagcttgtttcaaatgcagagtttctgaatacgggcggTATGTTTTTCCCTGTGgtttgagtgtttcgatactttcacagtatttatataggacttaaacctgctttataataaaaaatctgtAGAAAACCTGTATGCATACAAAGCTTCATATCTGTATCAAATAACCAAAGATAAAATGTTAGATAAAAAGGCTATCgcaaccagtgggctacctccaggcCTGAGAAgtaaagccaatgctgaagtgccttaaacttgcattctttctaacagccagcagggggcgactcctctggttgcaaaaagaagtctggttgtatagaagtctatgagaaaatgaccctacttctcacttgatttattacctcagtaaacattgtaaacatgagtttatggtctcagtcgctagtttcaagtcttcttcaatacagcatgatgttcatttagtaaattatggtcccatttagagtcaaatagaccataaagcaggggatgctttagggagtGTCTACcttctgattgacaggtcgctacgacggcgttgtccggtttgggagttgtctgtgttttcgtcttagaacttggtcacctaaaaatgtcttattcagaatttggttgtgcttagctccacaatcttgtgtcacttctggtgcAAAAAAACGACACAGCCCGATTTGGCGGAAATAAGcccaatctggcaacactgcaGGCCTTCATGTTTTCTATCTGGATGTGCAGGCAGGcttattttaaacttttttattactgtaaaaaaaagtttgcagAAATTGGATTGTGTTTTGTACtaacgtttttttttcaattattatttattcccACAATATCTGTGCATGGCAGCTACAGTATAATTAAAGTATGGTTACAGTGATTTACTGTATTTCCATAAAGTATGGGAACTTGTGAATCCcaagttaaaaagaaaaaataatggtCCATGTCGATGTCTGGGTCACACTCAAAATCAATCATCTCTCAAATTCCACCCTCCCTGTTGAACATTTTAACTACCCGCCCCGTGTGATTCATTGTGTATTTACCCTTTTGTTCTTGTACAAGAAGTAAATCACATTGAAAACCAGTGAAATTACTGTACTTCCCACAGGTCAGAAACTACAGGTGAAGGAGCAGTAAATTACTGACACGTTAACCAGCTGGCCTTTGTAGAACAGATGTTAGTTGCTTAAAAAATGTGTCACATTtattagaaacacatttttccaAAAGGATGCAGGTTGAGCTAACAAAGACTTGGAGTGTTCATGTGGACTCTGCTGCTTACTCATCCCTTTTTGTTTCATCCAACAGCCTTGTCACAGTTGTCTCGATATCCAGCGACCCAGAATGACCATCTCATCCCTCTGTGGACCATTCAGCCCTGAGGGGGGAGCTGTCACATCCTCCAAGAGcgctgcgagtgtgtgtgtgtgtgtgtgtgtgtgtgtgtgtgtgtgtgtgtgtgtctgaaatcTGCATGGCCTTACATTTAAACCTGCTCGTTATAGTTCATGGCCCATGTCACACAGTCTTTCTTCAAGATATTCTGCCATCTCTGAAAGAGACTAGGGCACATTATATGTCCCCACTGGGACTTTTAAggaaacttaaaggtgctaaattcaaaattcaaagcattaatgtagcagcaaacaactatttgctatagaggagtaatgtctacctgagcagagaatgaagtcgctctccctctgtgtgtgttgtaatctgagcttctctgtgctttgtttacgtagccGGTCGCATGGGCATTTaatgcatgttcgtgcatgtgagcgtgcaccactggctagctaattgctgccgctctgcactgcgctcatatggcggttacagctgataacgtcgtCCTGACCCACAGCGTTGTCGCAGAATCaaagcacccaccctccggttgcccctcaggtaaacactgttagccccagcactgttgccgttgtttgcactgttcatgctgttagcaccgttaagTACTAGCTGCCAgctcagctgttgccatgttgagagccgtgtgga
This DNA window, taken from Sebastes fasciatus isolate fSebFas1 chromosome 14, fSebFas1.pri, whole genome shotgun sequence, encodes the following:
- the cmklr2 gene encoding chemerin-like receptor 2 is translated as MGDSGEDYGNYTYEYYMEYGDLEELKVDHRQRETMHIISVVIYIISFVLGLIGNGTVIWVTAFKSKKTVNSVWLLNLAMADFVFVLFLPFYIDYILRDFHWDFGVVMCKLNSFVSVMNMYASVLFLTMLSIDRYVSLVHLNWSQRYRTIDRAWVVCGCIWMLAAAMSCPALIFRDTMRLHDKVVCFNNFHTQDAHTAAVRHIMIVVIRTTVGFLLPFTAICVTGILLTMKVNQSGGAVRLSSFSRTVSAVILAFFLCWAPFHTFSLMELSIHSSMYLHSILRAGFPLATSLGFFNSCINPLLYMLLGKKVRHILKRACLNITKSSLRELSQSISATEMESVPGVHLDSVPEEPVVSSTL